A genomic window from Caballeronia sp. SBC1 includes:
- a CDS encoding DEAD/DEAH box helicase: MTAAKSSTSNPLDGFHPAVAAWFSRHFPAPTEAQKCAWPLIKARRSTLVAAPTGSGKTLTAFLSAIDELVREALASTNPLPDETTVVYVSPLKALSNDIRVNLQEPLAGISDELERLGLPPIDIRAAVRTGDTTPKERSAVKKRPPHILVTTPESLYVLLGSDSGRAMLTTVRTVIVDEIHAVAGNKRGAHLALSLERLDALCVEHNHEAPVRIGLSATQKPIELVAQFLTGNRACSIVDVGHVRKRDLALELPPIPLEAIMSNDARERVYDRLADLIAQHRTTLVFVNTRRMAERVARHLTERLGKPAVAAHHGSLAKEQRLDAEQRLKRGELQVLIATASLELGIDIGDVELVCQLGSPGSIGGFLQRVGRSGHQVSGTPKGRIFPESRDDLIECAALLDCVARGELDVLHIPQAPLDVLAQHIVAEVACREWSEDALFELVRSAMPYALLDRTQYDAVLRMLAEGYTSRHGVRGAYVHRDVVARSLRGRRGGRLTAVTSGGAIPDNADFAVLLEPQGLQIGTVNEDFAVESLAGDVFQLGNASYKILRVEGGRVRVEDAHGQPPNIPFWLGEAPGRSNELSAAIARLHAQVDAWLGEFSLDIATTRLADQTGIGEEAARQIVDYLARSRAALSVLPTQDVLVMERFFDASGGTQLVIHAPFGSRVNRAWGLALRKRFCRTFNFELQAAATEDAIVLSLTGSHSFPLDEVWRCLRSNTAEHVLIQALLDAPLFGVRWRWNATNALALPRYAGGRRVAPQLQRMKSEDLLATVFPDQVACIENVVGERDVPRHPLVDQTIDDCLHDAMDCDAWIALLRRIESGDVRLVTRDLPAPSPLAAEVLSARPYAFLDDAPIEERRTQAVLARGWTDPQSSDDLGALDAVAIAGVREEAWPTVRNADEMHEALSGLSCITEVECQANDGWPAWLQQLAASGRATRLQVTSADGLWVPVERLTCLRAIHPVAPMQPPLNPLPGFDAAWTEDDALVEIVRARLSGFGPLPAPLIARALAVPVSSVALALTRLEAEGYVMRGRFTPGAINTTDEEWCERHLLARIHRYTVRRLRREIEPVELQDFMRFLFDWQHVSVDAKADPHGDGHDALMLAIEQLEGYEAPAVAWEDEILPARLSAYSMTWLDDLCRSGKVVWSRPGARSRSSGGPVRTTPIVLLPRRNLAAWNPLMQPVQSPEPSSRAQLVFDALTQHGAMFFDELRSDVRLLGTELETALGELVSLGLVNADSFAGLRALLAPAARRNSFGRRPRRGGRFIGGMDDAGRWALLRRSESSTAPGADSLEHVAMTLLRRYGVIFWRLLEREADWLPPWRDLLRVFHRLEARGEIRGGRFVAGLAGEQFALPEAVPLLRTMRNRPADSSFIAISAVDPLNLAGTLLPGEKVPALPGNRVLYCDGLPVGAVIAGKTRFLVELDVESQERVRWHLVRRSFDRMPVSPLMTSR; the protein is encoded by the coding sequence ATGACCGCTGCAAAATCATCGACTTCCAACCCGCTCGACGGCTTCCATCCCGCCGTTGCGGCCTGGTTCAGCCGGCATTTTCCTGCGCCCACGGAGGCGCAGAAGTGTGCTTGGCCGTTGATCAAGGCCCGCCGGTCGACGCTCGTGGCCGCGCCGACCGGCTCCGGCAAGACGCTGACGGCGTTTCTTTCAGCAATCGATGAACTCGTTCGGGAAGCGCTGGCGAGCACTAACCCGTTGCCCGACGAGACGACTGTGGTCTATGTGTCGCCGCTGAAGGCGCTTTCCAACGATATCCGTGTGAACCTGCAGGAACCGCTCGCGGGCATCTCGGACGAACTTGAGCGTCTGGGCCTGCCGCCCATCGACATCCGTGCAGCGGTGCGCACCGGGGACACCACACCCAAGGAGCGCAGTGCGGTCAAAAAACGCCCGCCGCATATCCTCGTCACCACGCCCGAATCGCTTTACGTGCTGCTCGGTTCTGATTCCGGCCGCGCGATGTTGACGACGGTGCGCACGGTGATCGTCGATGAAATCCATGCAGTTGCCGGCAACAAACGCGGCGCTCATCTCGCGCTCAGTCTCGAACGCCTGGACGCGCTGTGCGTTGAACATAATCACGAAGCACCTGTGCGGATCGGGTTATCGGCGACGCAAAAGCCGATCGAACTGGTTGCGCAATTCCTGACAGGTAATCGGGCGTGTTCAATCGTCGATGTCGGCCATGTGCGCAAACGCGATCTCGCGCTCGAACTGCCACCCATCCCGCTTGAAGCCATCATGTCGAACGATGCGCGCGAGCGTGTCTACGACCGCCTCGCCGATCTCATCGCGCAGCACCGCACCACGCTCGTGTTCGTGAACACGCGGCGGATGGCCGAGCGTGTCGCGCGTCATCTCACCGAGCGGCTCGGCAAGCCTGCCGTCGCGGCGCATCACGGCAGTCTCGCGAAAGAGCAGCGGCTGGATGCCGAGCAGCGGCTCAAACGCGGTGAGCTGCAAGTGCTGATTGCAACGGCTTCGCTGGAACTGGGTATCGATATCGGCGATGTGGAGCTGGTCTGTCAACTCGGTTCGCCGGGCTCGATCGGCGGTTTCCTGCAGCGTGTCGGGCGCTCGGGGCATCAGGTGAGCGGCACGCCGAAAGGGCGGATCTTTCCTGAATCGCGCGACGATCTCATCGAATGTGCGGCGTTGCTCGATTGCGTGGCGCGCGGTGAACTCGACGTGCTGCATATTCCCCAGGCGCCGCTCGATGTCCTCGCCCAGCACATCGTTGCTGAAGTGGCATGCCGTGAGTGGAGCGAAGACGCGCTGTTCGAACTCGTGCGCAGCGCGATGCCGTACGCACTGCTTGATCGTACACAGTACGACGCAGTTCTGCGCATGCTCGCCGAGGGTTATACGAGCCGGCACGGTGTGCGGGGGGCTTACGTGCATCGTGATGTGGTGGCTCGAAGTTTGCGTGGCCGGCGCGGCGGCAGGCTGACCGCAGTCACGTCCGGCGGAGCCATTCCGGACAACGCCGATTTCGCCGTGCTGCTCGAACCGCAGGGTTTGCAGATTGGCACGGTCAACGAGGACTTCGCGGTCGAAAGCCTGGCCGGCGACGTGTTCCAGCTCGGCAATGCGTCGTACAAGATTTTGCGTGTGGAGGGTGGCCGGGTGCGCGTGGAAGACGCGCACGGCCAGCCGCCGAACATTCCGTTCTGGCTCGGAGAAGCGCCGGGACGGAGCAACGAATTGTCGGCGGCGATAGCGCGTTTGCATGCGCAAGTGGACGCCTGGCTAGGCGAATTCTCGCTCGACATCGCCACCACCAGGCTGGCTGATCAAACCGGAATTGGCGAGGAAGCGGCGCGGCAGATCGTGGATTATCTGGCGCGCTCGCGAGCCGCGCTCTCCGTTCTGCCCACTCAGGACGTTCTGGTCATGGAGCGTTTCTTCGATGCCTCCGGCGGCACGCAACTGGTCATTCACGCACCGTTCGGCAGCCGCGTGAACCGCGCGTGGGGCCTTGCTCTACGCAAGCGGTTTTGCCGCACGTTCAACTTCGAATTACAGGCTGCGGCGACAGAGGACGCCATTGTGCTGTCGCTGACGGGCAGCCACAGTTTTCCGCTCGATGAAGTCTGGCGTTGTCTGCGGTCGAATACTGCGGAACATGTGCTGATCCAGGCGCTGCTCGACGCGCCGCTGTTTGGCGTGCGCTGGCGTTGGAACGCGACCAATGCGCTTGCGTTGCCACGCTACGCGGGCGGGCGTCGGGTCGCACCGCAATTGCAGCGCATGAAGAGCGAGGATCTGCTGGCAACCGTGTTTCCCGATCAGGTTGCGTGCATCGAAAATGTGGTGGGCGAGCGTGACGTGCCGCGTCATCCGCTGGTCGATCAGACGATCGATGATTGTCTGCACGACGCCATGGATTGCGATGCGTGGATCGCGCTATTAAGACGCATCGAGAGTGGCGACGTTCGGCTCGTCACACGCGATTTGCCCGCGCCGTCGCCGTTGGCGGCGGAGGTTTTATCGGCGCGTCCTTACGCCTTTCTCGACGATGCCCCTATCGAAGAACGCCGCACCCAGGCCGTGCTCGCGCGCGGCTGGACCGATCCACAATCGAGCGATGACCTGGGCGCTCTCGACGCCGTGGCAATCGCGGGTGTGCGCGAAGAAGCGTGGCCAACGGTTCGCAACGCCGATGAAATGCACGAGGCGCTGTCGGGGCTTTCATGCATCACCGAAGTCGAGTGCCAAGCTAACGACGGCTGGCCGGCGTGGCTTCAGCAGCTCGCCGCGTCGGGGCGTGCGACGCGTTTGCAGGTGACATCGGCAGATGGCTTATGGGTGCCGGTCGAACGCCTGACGTGCTTGCGCGCGATCCATCCGGTTGCACCGATGCAGCCGCCGCTCAACCCGCTGCCCGGCTTCGACGCAGCGTGGACCGAAGACGATGCGCTCGTCGAGATCGTGCGCGCCCGTCTGAGCGGCTTTGGTCCGCTGCCAGCGCCTCTTATTGCTCGCGCCTTGGCCGTGCCGGTTTCGTCGGTAGCGCTCGCACTGACGCGCCTCGAAGCCGAAGGTTATGTCATGCGAGGCCGCTTCACGCCGGGCGCAATAAACACAACCGACGAAGAGTGGTGCGAACGGCATCTGCTGGCGCGTATTCATCGATACACCGTGCGGCGTTTGCGGCGCGAAATCGAGCCGGTCGAGTTGCAGGATTTCATGCGTTTCCTGTTCGACTGGCAACACGTCAGCGTGGACGCGAAAGCCGATCCGCATGGCGACGGCCACGACGCGCTGATGCTCGCGATCGAACAGCTCGAAGGCTACGAAGCGCCCGCGGTCGCGTGGGAGGATGAGATCCTGCCGGCGCGCCTGAGCGCTTATTCCATGACCTGGCTCGACGACCTCTGCCGCTCCGGCAAGGTTGTCTGGAGCCGTCCGGGTGCTCGATCGCGCAGTTCGGGCGGCCCGGTGCGCACCACGCCGATCGTGTTGCTGCCGCGTCGAAATCTGGCGGCGTGGAATCCGTTGATGCAACCGGTGCAGTCTCCCGAGCCTTCATCGCGTGCCCAGCTCGTGTTCGACGCGCTCACGCAACACGGCGCCATGTTCTTCGATGAACTGCGTTCGGACGTTCGCCTGCTAGGTACCGAACTCGAAACCGCGCTGGGCGAACTGGTGTCGCTTGGACTGGTGAACGCCGATAGTTTCGCCGGCCTGCGTGCGTTGCTCGCGCCGGCCGCGCGCCGCAACAGTTTCGGGCGACGGCCACGGCGCGGCGGCCGTTTTATAGGCGGGATGGACGACGCCGGGCGTTGGGCGCTGCTGCGACGCTCTGAAAGCAGCACCGCGCCCGGCGCCGATTCACTCGAGCATGTCGCGATGACCCTGTTGCGCCGATACGGCGTGATCTTTTGGCGCTTGCTCGAACGTGAGGCCGACTGGTTGCCGCCGTGGCGGGATCTGCTGCGCGTGTTTCATCGGCTGGAAGCGCGCGGCGAGATTCGCGGCGGCCGATTCGTTGCGGGGTTGGCGGGCGAGCAGTTCGCGTTGCCCGAAGCCGTGCCGCTTTTACGCACCATGCGCAACCGACCCGCCGATAGCAGCTTTATCGCGATAAGCGCGGTCGATCCGCTGAATCTCGCCGGCACCTTGTTGCCCGGGGAGAAAGTGCCGGCGCTGCCGGGGAATCGCGTGTTGTATTGCGATGGTTTGCCAGTGGGGGCGGTTATCGCGGGGAAAACGCGTTTCCTGGTGGAACTTGATGTGGAATCGCAAGAGCGCGTGCGCTGGCATCTTGTCCGGCGCAGCTTTGACCGAATGCCCGTTTCCCCGTTAATGACGAGCCGCTGA
- a CDS encoding RNA polymerase sigma factor, producing the protein MESAKVIAVVARLVRDVSLAEEFAQDALIAALEHWRVDGVPDNPGAWLMTTAKHRALDRLRQDALHARKHEELGLDMDAREEHVTPDFVDALDAAREDDIGDDLLRLVFTACHPVLSVDARVALTLRLLGGLTTDEIARAFLQPEPTIAQRIVRAKRTLSAARVPFEVPKADARAARLASVLEVIYLIFNEGYSATAGDDWMRPSLCDDALRLGRILAGLTPDESEVFGLVALMEIQASRTHARTDANGRPVLLMDQDRSRWDPLLIRRGLAALERSEKLNGARGPYALQGALAACHARARRAEDTDWAQIVALYDALAMVAPSPVVELNRAVAVGMAFGPAAALEIVDELGSNAVLTNYHWLPSVRGDLLAKLGRREEARVEFERAASMTRNVREKELLLERAAEMKGMRE; encoded by the coding sequence ATGGAATCGGCGAAAGTGATTGCGGTCGTGGCGCGTTTGGTGCGCGACGTGTCGCTCGCCGAGGAGTTTGCTCAGGACGCGCTGATCGCGGCACTTGAGCATTGGCGTGTGGACGGCGTGCCGGACAATCCAGGCGCATGGTTGATGACCACGGCGAAGCATCGTGCGCTTGATCGCTTGAGGCAGGATGCATTGCACGCCCGCAAGCACGAAGAGTTGGGGCTTGACATGGATGCGCGCGAGGAGCACGTCACGCCGGATTTCGTGGATGCGCTGGATGCCGCGCGTGAGGACGATATTGGCGACGACTTGCTGCGGCTCGTGTTCACTGCGTGTCATCCGGTGCTCTCAGTCGATGCGCGGGTTGCGCTGACGTTGCGGCTGCTCGGCGGGCTGACCACGGACGAGATTGCACGGGCGTTCCTGCAGCCCGAGCCGACCATCGCGCAACGTATTGTGCGGGCGAAGCGGACCTTGTCTGCGGCAAGGGTGCCGTTCGAAGTGCCGAAAGCCGATGCGCGGGCGGCACGGCTGGCGTCGGTGCTGGAAGTCATCTACCTGATCTTCAACGAAGGGTATTCGGCGACCGCGGGGGATGACTGGATGCGCCCATCGTTGTGTGATGACGCGTTGCGTCTCGGGCGGATTTTAGCGGGGTTGACGCCTGATGAGAGCGAGGTATTCGGACTGGTTGCGTTGATGGAGATACAGGCATCCCGCACTCATGCACGAACCGATGCGAACGGGCGGCCGGTCTTGTTGATGGACCAGGACCGCAGCCGATGGGACCCGTTGCTGATCCGTCGCGGCCTCGCGGCATTGGAACGGTCGGAGAAACTGAACGGCGCGCGCGGGCCTTATGCGTTGCAGGGCGCGCTAGCGGCTTGCCATGCGCGTGCGCGGCGGGCGGAGGATACGGACTGGGCGCAGATTGTGGCGCTGTATGACGCGCTGGCGATGGTGGCCCCGTCGCCCGTGGTGGAGCTGAACCGCGCGGTGGCGGTGGGGATGGCGTTCGGTCCGGCGGCGGCGCTAGAGATAGTCGACGAGCTGGGGTCGAACGCAGTACTGACGAATTACCACTGGCTGCCGAGCGTGCGCGGCGATTTGCTGGCGAAGCTGGGCCGTCGTGAGGAGGCACGGGTGGAATTTGAACGTGCCGCATCAATGACACGCAATGTTAGGGAGAAGGAGTTGTTGCTTGAGCGAGCGGCGGAGATGAAGGGGATGAGGGAGTAG
- a CDS encoding VOC family protein, which yields MHKQIYVNLAVADLPKARAFFSELGFSFNPTFSNDQGACLILGENIYAMLLVKPFFQTFTTKTIIDPKQQVEALTCLSCESRAEVDEIVAKAVRAGGTTPRPIQDLGFMYGHGFDDLDGHAWEFVYMDPNAAAAP from the coding sequence ATGCATAAACAAATCTACGTAAACCTGGCGGTGGCGGACCTGCCGAAAGCGCGGGCGTTTTTCAGCGAACTCGGCTTCAGCTTCAACCCGACGTTCAGCAACGATCAGGGCGCGTGCCTGATCCTCGGCGAGAACATCTACGCGATGCTGCTGGTCAAGCCGTTCTTCCAGACCTTCACCACGAAGACGATCATCGACCCGAAACAGCAGGTTGAAGCGCTGACGTGCCTGTCTTGCGAGAGCCGCGCCGAGGTCGATGAAATCGTGGCCAAGGCCGTGCGCGCGGGCGGCACGACGCCGCGACCGATACAAGATCTTGGGTTTATGTACGGCCACGGCTTTGATGATCTCGACGGCCACGCATGGGAGTTTGTCTACATGGACCCGAATGCGGCGGCCGCGCCGTGA
- a CDS encoding YciI family protein produces MRFIILVKATEKSEAGVLPEDALIGAMATYHEELAKAGVLLDANGLQPSAKGWRVRYEGGRRSVIEGPFAETKELVAGYTLIQVRSREEAIEWARRFPSPMGEHESGEIEVRQLFELDDLGSGESIERFRELEAARRV; encoded by the coding sequence ATGCGATTCATCATCCTGGTCAAGGCGACCGAAAAAAGCGAAGCGGGTGTGCTCCCCGAGGACGCGCTGATCGGCGCGATGGCGACCTACCACGAAGAACTGGCGAAAGCGGGCGTGCTGCTCGACGCGAACGGTCTCCAGCCGAGCGCCAAAGGCTGGCGCGTGCGCTACGAAGGTGGCAGGCGCAGCGTGATCGAAGGGCCGTTCGCGGAGACAAAGGAACTGGTTGCGGGCTACACGCTGATCCAGGTGCGTTCACGCGAAGAAGCGATCGAATGGGCACGCCGTTTTCCTTCGCCGATGGGCGAGCATGAAAGCGGCGAAATCGAAGTGCGGCAGTTGTTTGAACTGGACGACCTCGGCTCGGGAGAATCGATCGAGCGTTTCCGCGAGCTTGAAGCGGCGCGGCGAGTTTGA
- a CDS encoding YciI family protein has product MSYMLLIAEPVGQRAEHSQAEGKLRYDSMVEFGAELKERGLLIASESLATGGVRVKKRNGEASLIDGPFAEAKEMIGGFYLLDCATKEEAIEIASACPAAQWCEVEVRKIGPCWE; this is encoded by the coding sequence ATGTCTTATATGTTGCTCATCGCCGAACCTGTGGGACAGCGGGCCGAGCACTCGCAAGCCGAAGGCAAGCTTCGCTACGACAGCATGGTCGAGTTCGGCGCGGAACTGAAAGAACGCGGCTTGCTGATCGCGAGTGAATCGCTGGCAACGGGCGGTGTACGTGTCAAGAAACGCAACGGTGAGGCTAGCCTGATCGACGGCCCGTTCGCGGAGGCGAAGGAAATGATCGGCGGGTTCTACCTGCTGGATTGTGCGACGAAGGAAGAGGCCATCGAGATTGCATCGGCGTGTCCGGCCGCGCAATGGTGCGAGGTCGAGGTGCGCAAGATCGGTCCCTGCTGGGAGTGA
- the bcsD gene encoding cellulose biosynthesis protein BcsD → MAMTLDYLLDRQISSQWRGVLVALAEEFDTQIGRDELRQLMQRVGRRFAAAHPLAPCATTPELGAALNAIWNDVDWGFVEVGDEPDYLRIVHCCPPLLAFGANALPWSPAFLEGAYQEWLSALGAQGLSVVQAGEFDESAAVEFRLGRYSN, encoded by the coding sequence ATGGCCATGACTCTCGACTATCTGCTGGACCGGCAAATTTCCTCGCAATGGCGAGGCGTACTGGTTGCGCTGGCGGAAGAATTCGATACCCAGATCGGCCGCGACGAGCTGCGTCAGTTGATGCAACGGGTAGGACGCCGTTTTGCCGCCGCCCACCCGCTGGCGCCTTGCGCCACCACGCCCGAACTCGGCGCCGCGTTAAACGCGATCTGGAATGACGTCGACTGGGGGTTTGTCGAGGTGGGCGACGAGCCGGATTATCTACGCATCGTTCATTGCTGTCCGCCGTTGCTCGCGTTCGGCGCGAACGCGCTTCCCTGGAGCCCCGCATTTCTCGAAGGCGCGTATCAGGAGTGGTTAAGCGCACTCGGCGCGCAAGGCTTGTCGGTAGTGCAAGCGGGCGAGTTCGACGAAAGCGCTGCAGTCGAATTCAGACTCGGCCGCTATAGCAACTAA
- the bcsP gene encoding cellulose biosynthesis protein BcsP, with protein sequence MNPSRDIEKLFDKFGGDAGNYQEIGRENEAIHARTRWPLLATLDLSQPSIPNIAPRRDAHLPHTHDRSGEHRNVPNSLTEPSDAAPLNRGKPPLFARAHRKTIPPVANVALPSAPVGAARFSALVEAVEETSNAVEAETVPPAAAQPQQPARLPQPLFRPFHTQQEQHLPQRAQQPQPRTQPLTTPASAPGQPTGFAAALQRSNTTARSPSLPRVQAPVATPTPAPAPEPKAQSILGKLFRPQAHAQPAPQPSAPPDSLESMFQRLRAPVAPATAPAPVNSPLNAPVPGAGSWLAKRNASS encoded by the coding sequence ATGAACCCTTCGCGCGATATTGAGAAGCTGTTCGACAAATTTGGCGGCGATGCCGGCAACTACCAGGAGATCGGCCGCGAAAACGAGGCGATCCACGCCCGCACGCGCTGGCCGTTGCTCGCGACCCTTGACCTCTCGCAGCCATCGATCCCGAACATCGCGCCTCGCCGCGATGCTCACCTGCCCCACACGCACGACCGCTCCGGCGAACATCGCAACGTGCCGAACAGCTTGACGGAGCCGTCGGACGCGGCGCCGCTCAACCGCGGCAAACCACCGCTCTTCGCGCGCGCGCATCGGAAGACGATTCCGCCGGTCGCCAATGTCGCCTTGCCGTCGGCGCCGGTCGGCGCAGCGCGTTTCTCGGCGCTGGTCGAAGCGGTTGAAGAAACGTCGAACGCGGTGGAAGCCGAGACCGTGCCGCCAGCCGCCGCGCAACCGCAGCAGCCAGCACGACTGCCGCAGCCGCTGTTCCGGCCGTTCCACACGCAACAAGAGCAACACCTCCCGCAGCGCGCCCAACAACCACAACCGCGCACGCAACCGCTCACCACGCCTGCGAGCGCGCCCGGCCAGCCCACGGGTTTCGCTGCCGCGCTGCAACGCTCGAACACCACGGCGAGATCGCCGTCGTTGCCGCGTGTGCAAGCACCCGTCGCAACGCCGACACCCGCACCCGCGCCTGAACCCAAGGCCCAATCGATCCTCGGCAAGCTGTTCCGGCCGCAGGCGCACGCCCAGCCTGCGCCTCAACCGAGCGCACCGCCGGACTCCCTCGAGTCGATGTTCCAGCGTCTGCGCGCACCGGTCGCGCCGGCAACGGCACCGGCACCCGTCAACTCGCCGCTGAACGCACCGGTCCCGGGCGCAGGTTCGTGGCTCGCCAAGCGCAACGCATCGTCATGA
- the bcsQ gene encoding cellulose biosynthesis protein BcsQ yields the protein MKVITVVSAKGGVGKTTLAANLASVLAARGRRVIALDLDPQNALRLHFGIPLDSIDGLSRATLAGDPWQTVMFDGVDGVTVLPYGAVVEDDRRRFESHIDRDPQWLAQSLEKLGLDAADIVIVDTPPGSSVYTRTALCASNFALNVVLADAASYAAIPQMERMIEAYATPRSNFVGTGYVVNQVDQSRQLTKDVLKVLRNLLGDKLFPGVIHLDEGVSESLACDTTLIHYDPLSQAAADLRTCGEWLTSAVDSKQLSPRNVA from the coding sequence ATGAAAGTCATCACCGTCGTCTCTGCCAAGGGTGGTGTCGGTAAAACCACGCTCGCGGCGAACCTGGCCTCGGTGCTCGCTGCACGCGGGCGGCGCGTGATCGCGCTCGACCTCGATCCACAAAACGCGCTGCGCCTGCATTTCGGCATTCCGCTCGACAGCATCGACGGACTGTCGCGCGCCACGCTCGCCGGCGATCCGTGGCAAACGGTGATGTTCGATGGTGTCGACGGCGTCACGGTCCTGCCCTACGGCGCGGTGGTGGAAGACGATCGCCGCCGCTTCGAATCGCACATCGACCGCGACCCGCAATGGCTCGCTCAATCGCTTGAAAAACTGGGACTCGATGCCGCGGATATCGTGATAGTCGATACCCCGCCGGGGTCGTCGGTCTATACGCGCACGGCGCTGTGCGCGTCGAATTTTGCGTTGAACGTCGTGCTGGCCGATGCCGCTTCGTACGCCGCCATCCCGCAGATGGAACGCATGATCGAGGCCTACGCCACGCCGCGTTCGAATTTCGTGGGCACGGGCTACGTGGTGAACCAGGTGGACCAGTCGCGGCAATTGACGAAGGACGTACTCAAGGTGCTGCGCAACCTGCTCGGCGACAAGCTGTTCCCGGGCGTTATCCACCTTGACGAAGGCGTGAGCGAGTCGCTTGCCTGCGACACCACGCTGATCCATTACGACCCGTTGAGCCAGGCGGCCGCCGATCTGCGCACGTGCGGCGAATGGCTCACCAGCGCGGTCGATTCCAAGCAGCTCTCGCCAAGGAACGTCGCATGA